The nucleotide sequence CATGGCTTTAGGCGCGGATGAAATCAATCGCGCTTCTTTAACTAAAAAATATGAATTTACCACCGAGCAGGGCAGAAAAAAAGTTATTTTTAGCACTAACGAGCTGTTAAATATTTTTCCCCGAAAAGAGGTTAGCCTATTGGGCGGGAAAACCGGGTATATTAATTCTTCCGGCTATTGCCTGGTTAGTAAATTTAAAGGCCATGATGGCCGGGATATCGTTACCGTGGTTTTAGGCGCGGACAGCGAAACCAGCCGTTTTGGCTTAACTAAAGAATTGGTTGATTTATATTATAATTATAAGCCGTAGCGTCGGTTGGTTAACATGGTTTATTGTGATATAATTAAGCCACATGAGGATTGAATAATTATTAATTTTAGCATATGCCAAAAAAATATATCATCGCTAATTGGAAAATGAATTTAAATTTTGCCGAAACTTTAAGCTTGGCGAAAAAATTTAAAGAAAAATTTGCCGGATTTAACCAAGGTGAGGTCGCTATCTGCCCGTCGGCCTTAGCCTTAAGCGAAGTGGCTAAGATTTTAAAAGACAGTAAAGTTTTTTTAGGCGCGCAAAATGCCTTTTGGGAAGAGGCCGGGGCTTATACCGGCGAGGTATCGCCGGAGATGCTTGCCGAGATAGGCTGCCGTTATGTTATAATCGGCCATAGCGAAAGGCGAAAATATTTGTCGGAAAATTATGAGATAATAAATAAAAAAGTCAGAGCGGTCGTTGAAAATGAAAAATTAATTCCCATAGTTTGCATTGGCGAAAGCTGGGAGGAAAGAAAAACCGATCGGCGGGATTTTGTTTTAGTTGAACAGCTTGAGCAGGCTTTGTCCGGCATTGAAGTTTTCGGCAATCAGCAAATCATTATCGCTTATGAACCGATTTGGGCGATTGGCACAGGCACGGCCATAGAGCCGGCCGAGGCCGAGTACGCCCATAAAATCATAAAATTGGCCTTAAACGACATATTTGGCATGCAGGTAGTCAGTAAAAATTTCAGCGTAATTTACGGCGGCAGCATTAATTCAAAAAATGTTAAAAGTTTTTCCAAGCTTGAAGGCATGGATGGCTTATTGGTTGGCGGCGCCAGTTTAAAAGTTGAAGAATTTTATAAAGTCGCCAAAGAAATAATTAAAAAATAAAAATATGCTGGTTCACATAAAAGATTTGGTTTTAGACGCTAAAAAAAACCATTACGCCATCGGAGCGTTTAATATTACTAATTTTGAATCAATTTTAGGCGTGGCGCAGGCCGCGGTTAAAGCCTCTTCGCCGGCTATAATCCAAGTTTCGGAAAGCGCGATTCAATATATGGGGCTTAAACCGATTACCCATATAGTTTCCACGGTTGCTAAAAACGTGGCGGCCGGCGTGCCGGTTGCCTTACATCTTGATCATGGCACGAATTTTGACACTATTTTTGAATGCGTTAAAGCCGGCTTTACTTCGGTGCATATTGACGCTTCTAATCTGCCCTTGGATGAAAATATTAATTTAACCAAGCATATTGTCCGAGTGGCGCATGCTAAAAACGTTTGGGTTCAGGGCGAAGTCGGCGCCATTATCGGTTCGCACGGGGATATTACGAGCAAGCTAAAAGAAATACCGCTGGCCGAATTGGACGAAGTTGTTAAATTTGTTAAAGAGGCTAAGGTTGATACCATCGCGGCGGCGATCGGTACGGCGCACGGCATACATGCCAACGAAGATATTGTTTTCAGTTTGCTTAAAGCCATAAAAAATAAGGTAAAAATACCTTTTGTTCTACATGGCGGCTCCGGCGTGTCTGACGCTAAAATAAAAAAAGCCATAAAAGAAGGCGTAAATATTATCAACGTCGGCACCGATTTAAAAGTCGCTTTTTGCCGCACCATAATTGAAGTTTGTTTAAAAAATAAAAAAGAAACCGATCCTAGAAATTTATTAAAGCCGGCGATTGTTGCCATAGAAAAAGTGGTTTTTGAAAAAATGAAATTATTCGGCAGTGCCGGCCGGGCCGGCGGTAAGGTGGAAACTTAGAAGAAAGGCGAATTAACCCCGCTGGCCTTTGAATTTTAATTTTTTATATATGTATAATATAATTCCTTTATTATTAATTTTAGTCAGCCTAAGCGTGATTATTGTTATTGTCAGTAGAAAATTTTCAGTTTTAGCCGCTTTAGACGTGGCCAGCATACCAGCGGAAAAAGAGGCTAAGTTCAAAGAAAGAATTATTTCCAACCGCTTAAAAAGGAATATTATAAAATATTGGGCTAGATCAATCAGAGTTTTAGCGCCGCTGGGCCGGTTAGCCGGCAGTTATATGAAATCAAAATTGCATAAACTTTATCAGGCGAAAGATATTTACCAGGAGAACGAGAGGGTTGACGGTCCGGAAACGATTGACCAATTATTTTCCCAGGCCGAAGAATTAAAAAAACGCGACGATTTGGGTTCGGCGGAGAAAAAATATATTGAGATAATCGGCCTGGACAGTAAAAATATCAAAGCTTTTAAAGAGCTTGGCCGGATATATTTTGAAAAAAAAGAATTTGAAGAAGCTAAGCAGACTTTTGAGCATATATTAAAACTAAAAGAAGATGACGAAGATATTTACGAAAATTTAGCGAAAATTGCCAAAGAAAAAGGGGACTTGAATGAGGCTCGAGATGAATATTTAAAATCCATTAACATCAACAAGCAAAATTCCCAAACATATTTTAATTTGGCCGAAGTTTATCGGGCCATGGGTAAACTGCCGGAAGCCGCGCTTAATTTGAAAAAAGCGCTAAAAATAGAGCCGGCCAACCCTAGATACCTTGACACTATGCTGGAAATCAGTATAATTATAAAAGATAAAGCGCTGGCTTTAGACGCTTATAATAAGCTGCTTAAAGCCAATCCGGAGAATAATAAGCTTGAAGAATTTAAGCGGCAGATTGATGAATTATAAAAAGTTGTATTTTAATAACTTTTAACTTATAATCTATAATTAGGCTGGAGTTATTTAGTTTTGTTATAAATTATGGGTTATAAGTTATTTTATTTTAGTTAATTAGCAGAGCAGTATTCTTATAGAGAAATTGGTTGACCAATACATAAATAAGTCTTATAATTAACTTAAATAGTTAATTATGAACTAATTTATGAAAAATAAAAATATAACGCTTAAGTATCTTAAATATTTGTATAATATTAAGCGTAAGTCCGCGCAAGAAATTGCAAAATTAATTGGATGTTCGCCAAACCGGATAAATTATTGGCTGGCTCAATATAAAATTTCTAAAAGAACAATAAGCGATGCAATTTACATAAAACATAATCCAGGTGGCGACCCATTCAAATTTGTTCTTCCGGATAATATAGAAGACGCAAAATTATTCGGTTTGGGCTTGGGGTTGTATTGGGGAGAAGGTAATAAAGCCAATAAAAATACAGTAAGGCTTGGTAATTCAGATCCTGCATTATTGAATAAATTTATAGAATTTTTAATAAAATTTTTTAATATAAAAAAGAAAGATTTAAAATTTCATTTACATGTTTTTTCCGATATCGATGTAAATGAAGCCCTAGATTATTGGATTGATAAGTTAAAAATAAGTAAGAAACAATTTTATAAACCGATGATTACAATAAGCGGCAGTCTGGGGACTTATAAAAATAAAAGTAAATTTGGGGTAGTAACAGTTTATTATGGTAACATAAAATTAAAAAATAAATTAGTAGAATTATTGCCGTTGTAGCTCAGCTGGTAGAGCAACTCCATGGTGGGTCATTTGACTCCTGCCCCTTAGAGAATAAATTCTCTATTGAATCCCGAATAACGGTTAAAGGCCAACACAAGGCTAAGACCGTAGCGCTTAAAGCGCTCGAACGACTGACAAGGGGAGCTAAATCATTTTATGAAAAGCTCAAGATACAGTCTAATCCTCTTATATGTGTTAAGAAAAAAGAGGTGTAAATGAAGGAGTAGGTCCGCGGTTCGATTCCGCGCAACGGCTCAAGGGTTTATTAGGGTCGGTACCAAAGCGGTCAACTGGGACAGACTGTAAACCCGCCTGCCATGCCATTTATAATTTTTCTTTTGTGGAGATTTACTTTGGGTCGGTACCAAAGCGGTCAAATGGGACAGACTGTAAATCTGTTGGCTCACGCCTTCGTAGGTTCAAATCCTACCCGGCCCACAAAATTGAAAAATTAAATCCTGGCATTGGCGGGCAGGTCTGTTGGCTCACGCCTTCGTAGGTTCAAATCCTACCCGGCCCACCATAATAAATAATAATATAAATATGACCATATTAAATCAAGTGTATAAATGCGGCGTTTGCGGCAATATAGTTGAAATGACGCATGCCGGCGCCGGAGAATTAGTCTGTTGCGGCCAGCCAATGGTCTTGCAAGCTGAAAATACGGTTGACGCCGCTTTGGAAAAACATGTTCCGGTTAGGGAGTCTGTCGGCGATAAAGTAATCGTTAAGGTCGGTTCGGTTGAGCATCCGATGGAAGAGGCTCATTATATTGAGTGGATTGAAGTTCTTACAACTAACCGCGTTTATAGAAAATATTTAACGCCGGAATTAGACAGACAGGCAAAAGCCGAATTTACGGTAGATGGGGAAGTAATAAAAGTCCGCGCTTATTGCAATTTGCACGGATTATGGCAAAGCTAACAAATAATTAATAATAACATTTAATATTATGTCGCAAGATAACATGATAAAGCTGGAATGCACGGTTTGCAAGCGCGTTAATTATTTTTCAAGAAAAAATAAAAAAACTCTTAAAAGCAGGCTGGAGCTTAAAAAGCTTTGTGTGCATTGCAAGAAGCATACATTACATAAAGAAACCAAATAAAAATTTTCCGCCAACTGGCGGAACAGGCGGGTGTCGTATAATGGTAGTACAGAGGTCTCCAAAACCTCTTGCGTGGGTTCGATTCCTACCACCCGTGCCAATTGGGAAATGCGTCGCTACGCGATGCCAGCTCCCACTCAAATTGTGCTAAAAATTCAAACTTTCCGCCTTGCAAAATAAAGTTCGAGCCGATATTTTTTAGAAATGCTTTGAGTTCAGAAAGATCGCCTTCATCGGCGGTCTTTTTTGCTAACTTTGAACGCAAAATAAAATCTCTCATGGGTTCGAGCCAATTATTGCCCTTGTCTTTAATTTCTCTTATTTTATCCTGAAAATCCAGTTTCTCTTTAATCAGGCTGTCTTTTTTATTAACATAATCCGCTTTTTCTATTATCCCGTCTATCCGGTCATTAAGCAGATTATCAAGTCTGGTTTCGGTTTTATTAATTTCCGCCCGGGTTTTTTCGACAAGGGCAACGGATGATTGGGCGGCCGTTATTTTTTCTTTATCTAATTCATTTAGCATCTTATCCGCCCAATCATCGGGTAAAGAAACTTTTTGTAATATATTTTTAAATTGCTCTGTTAGTTTTTCTTCTCTAATATATTTTTCAGCGCAAAGCCCTTTCTTTTTTGTGCATCTATATATAGATATGCCCCTTTTTAGTTTCGGCGGTTATAGAACAGCCGCAAGAGCATTTTAAAAATCCGGTAAAGATAAAACCGTGCCTGATTATTTTTCGTTTTTTGCCTCTATATCGCATTACTTCTTGTACCTGATCAAAAAGCTTCTTGGTTATAATTGGCTCGTGTTTGCCTTGGTAGGTTTCGCCTTTATATTTGAACACGCCGTAATAAAACGGACTTCGCAGTATTCTATGGGCCATACTTAGCTGTAAGGCCTTATCACGCACGCTAGTTAGCCCTAGATCGTTAAATTTGGTCGTTAATGCTTCAAGCGTATGTTCACCGCCGGCATATATCTCAAATAGCTTGCGGATAAGTTTATGCTTAACCGGATCAATGACAATATTGTGGCGTTTAGGCTCGTTTAGATAACCCAAAGGCGCCCAGCCCGGATAAACTCCGTTTCTTAGCTTTTGTCTAAGGCCTCGTTTTACGTTTTCCGAAAGGTTGTCTATAAAATATTTACTTTGCCCGAAAGCGATGTTAAGCATAAACTTTCCCTGTGGCGTGTCCTCAAACCAAAAAGAGGGGAATTTGAGAGATTTTATTTTGCCCGTATCAACCATATAGATGATTCTACCGCCGTCAATCGGGTTGCGGGCTAAACGGTCAGGATGCCATGAAAGTATGCCATCAGCCTTGCCTTGTTCAATCAAAGCTAGCATTTCGCCGAATTTCATTCGGCCAGGTTCTTTGGCAGTTTTTGCCTCCGTGAAGGAGGCGGCGATTTCAAGTTTTTCTTTGGCGGCAAATTCTTTTAATTCGGCCATTTGTGATTCAATGGATAGTATTTGTCTGTCATCTTCATCCGTTGATTTGCGCGCATAGAGAATGTATTTCATAAAATTGAATTTAAAAAAAAGAAAAGTTTGCTTTTGGCTGGCAAGGCGGAAAGTTTGAATTTTTAGCACAATTTGAGTGGGAGCTGGCATCGCGTAGCGACGCATTTCCCAATTGGCACCGATTTTATATTGAAGTTCGGACAGAATTTAAAAAAAGGTTTTAAGCCAGCTTTTAAAAGCGCCCCCAGTCCCCGCTTTTAAAAGCCAAAATTCCTTTGCGGGCAAAGCCCGACTTTAAAAAACTGCCAAAGAACCTGTAAAAAATATCGGCTCGAACTTTATTTTAAGCCAAAAGCAAACTTTTATTTTTTTGTTATAACTCATTCTTGTATTATAATACATTATTGTAAGTTAATGCAAGAAGTTGTAGAATTATAAATAACATATGGCTAAGATATCAAAAAAATTAGGCAATAACCTAAAAAATATTAGATTAGAAAAAGGCATGTCGCAAGGCGATATTTGCCGTGCAACCGGTATGGATAGAGGATATATTAGCCGAGTTGAAAGTGGGCAAAAAAATCCTACTATTTCTAATTTAGAAAAAATAGCTAAGGCGTTAGGCATAAAGCCGGACGAATTATTGAAATAATTTTTGAAGTTAATTTAATATGGGTCAAATAGTTAAAAATTTTATACAAAAAGTTTCCGAACAGAATAAGACCGAGCACGCTCGCGAGCACGCTTATCGTCCGGCCTTGCAGGAACTTTTCGGGGAAATTACCGGTTTAAAAATTATTAATGAGCCGAAAAGAAGCGAATACGGCGCTCCTGATTTTGTATTTATAAATAAAAATATTGTTACTGCTTATGCCGAGGCCAAAGATTTACCCGTTTCATTGGAAGAAGTTGAAAAAG is from Patescibacteria group bacterium and encodes:
- the tpiA gene encoding triose-phosphate isomerase, with protein sequence MPKKYIIANWKMNLNFAETLSLAKKFKEKFAGFNQGEVAICPSALALSEVAKILKDSKVFLGAQNAFWEEAGAYTGEVSPEMLAEIGCRYVIIGHSERRKYLSENYEIINKKVRAVVENEKLIPIVCIGESWEERKTDRRDFVLVEQLEQALSGIEVFGNQQIIIAYEPIWAIGTGTAIEPAEAEYAHKIIKLALNDIFGMQVVSKNFSVIYGGSINSKNVKSFSKLEGMDGLLVGGASLKVEEFYKVAKEIIKK
- a CDS encoding class II fructose-bisphosphate aldolase; translation: MLVHIKDLVLDAKKNHYAIGAFNITNFESILGVAQAAVKASSPAIIQVSESAIQYMGLKPITHIVSTVAKNVAAGVPVALHLDHGTNFDTIFECVKAGFTSVHIDASNLPLDENINLTKHIVRVAHAKNVWVQGEVGAIIGSHGDITSKLKEIPLAELDEVVKFVKEAKVDTIAAAIGTAHGIHANEDIVFSLLKAIKNKVKIPFVLHGGSGVSDAKIKKAIKEGVNIINVGTDLKVAFCRTIIEVCLKNKKETDPRNLLKPAIVAIEKVVFEKMKLFGSAGRAGGKVET
- a CDS encoding tetratricopeptide repeat protein; amino-acid sequence: MYNIIPLLLILVSLSVIIVIVSRKFSVLAALDVASIPAEKEAKFKERIISNRLKRNIIKYWARSIRVLAPLGRLAGSYMKSKLHKLYQAKDIYQENERVDGPETIDQLFSQAEELKKRDDLGSAEKKYIEIIGLDSKNIKAFKELGRIYFEKKEFEEAKQTFEHILKLKEDDEDIYENLAKIAKEKGDLNEARDEYLKSININKQNSQTYFNLAEVYRAMGKLPEAALNLKKALKIEPANPRYLDTMLEISIIIKDKALALDAYNKLLKANPENNKLEEFKRQIDEL
- a CDS encoding desulfoferrodoxin — its product is MTILNQVYKCGVCGNIVEMTHAGAGELVCCGQPMVLQAENTVDAALEKHVPVRESVGDKVIVKVGSVEHPMEEAHYIEWIEVLTTNRVYRKYLTPELDRQAKAEFTVDGEVIKVRAYCNLHGLWQS
- the rpmG gene encoding 50S ribosomal protein L33; protein product: MSQDNMIKLECTVCKRVNYFSRKNKKTLKSRLELKKLCVHCKKHTLHKETK
- a CDS encoding recombinase family protein codes for the protein MKYILYARKSTDEDDRQILSIESQMAELKEFAAKEKLEIAASFTEAKTAKEPGRMKFGEMLALIEQGKADGILSWHPDRLARNPIDGGRIIYMVDTGKIKSLKFPSFWFEDTPQGKFMLNIAFGQSKYFIDNLSENVKRGLRQKLRNGVYPGWAPLGYLNEPKRHNIVIDPVKHKLIRKLFEIYAGGEHTLEALTTKFNDLGLTSVRDKALQLSMAHRILRSPFYYGVFKYKGETYQGKHEPIITKKLFDQVQEVMRYRGKKRKIIRHGFIFTGFLKCSCGCSITAETKKGHIYI
- a CDS encoding helix-turn-helix transcriptional regulator, with the translated sequence MAKISKKLGNNLKNIRLEKGMSQGDICRATGMDRGYISRVESGQKNPTISNLEKIAKALGIKPDELLK